From Primulina huaijiensis isolate GDHJ02 chromosome 15, ASM1229523v2, whole genome shotgun sequence, one genomic window encodes:
- the LOC140958545 gene encoding FAD synthetase 1, chloroplastic-like — protein sequence MLSGSRISQQLRDHHSLQLGFYGYHSNWRNSYHYRSLRPSHLSSSFVLSFPFSFGCPIAQFPFRSSKRFFRFKLLPTTHSCSSSASSHPSVSNTNNDDDPARVSFVNNENCVRSAIHPPPPLLSGCLSPAGDVPDPPSARLSPVAGGIVALGKFDALHIGHRELAIQAAEIGVPFLLSFVGMAEILGWEPRAPIVAKCDRKRILSSWGLLCHNVIPKEFQIEFSTVRYLTPRQFVEKLSEELGVRGVVAGQNYRFGYKAAGDASDLVQLCAEFGMSACIIDSVMDKNQDSKDINCSNSKEKGQVSSTRVRHALAKGDMKYVSELLGRHHRLMLGVKNKEMFFSDGKRLSAPKSCLLNLPPCEGVYEDCCLLIGEENVVVPCRVIIETTNIHVELEELALAPHSHVTAQNSELLGIEFGESSVLS from the exons ATGTTAAGCGGGTCTCGTATTTCACAGCAGTTGCGAGACCACCATTCTCTGCAATTAGGGTTTTATGGTTACCATTCCAATTGGAGAAATTCTTATCATTACCGCAGCCTCAGGCCATCCCACCTCTCTTCTTCTTTCGTTCTTTCGTTTCCCTTTTCGTTCGGTTGTCCTATTGCACAATTCCCATTTCGTTCCTCCAAGAGATTTTTCAGATTTAAATTATTGCCCACCACCCATTCATGTTCTTCTTCCGCTTCTTCCCATCCTTCTGTTAGCAATACTAATAATGACGACGACCCGGCTCGTGTGTCTTTCGTTAATAACGAAAATTGTGTTCGGAGTGCAATACATCCACCTCCTCCCCTCCTTTCTGGTTGCTTGAG CCCAGCTGGAGATGTTCCAGATCCTCCATCTGCAAGATTATCACCTGTGGCAG GAGGGATCGTAGCTTTGGGAAAGTTTGATGCCCTTCACATTGGTCATCGAGAACTTGCCATCCAAGCTGCGGAGATAGGAGTTCCATTTCTCTTGTCCTTCGTTGGAATGGCTGAGATACTTGGGTGGGAACCTAG AGCTCCTATAGTTGCCAAATGTGATCGAAAGCGAATTCTTTCCTCTTGGGGTCTGCTCTGCCATAATGTCATCCCTAAGGAATTCCAAATTGAATTTTCTACGGTTAGATATCTCACCCCACGACAATTTGTTGAGAAGTTATCAGAGGAGCTTGGAGTCCGTGGTGTTGTTGCTG GTCAAAACTACCGATTCGGATACAAAGCCGCTGGTGATGCATCAGACCTGGTGCAACTGTGTGCCGAGTTTGGCATGAGTGCTTGTATAATAGATTCTGTCATGGACAAAAACCAAGACTCTAAAGACATAAACTGTAGCAACTCAAAGGAGAAAGGCCAAGTCTCATCCACTCGGGTTCGTCATGCTCTTGCCAAAGGGGACATGAAATATGTGTCAGAGCTGTTGGGACGCCATCATCGTCTTATGCTAGGGGTCAAAAACAAGGAAATGTTTTTTAGTGATGGAAAGAGGTTATCAGCTCCTAAATCTTGTTTGTTGAATCTTCCTCCCTGTGAAGGTGTATACGAGGATTGTTGCCTGTTAATTGGTGAGGAGAATGTGGTGGTACCCTGCAGAGTGATTATCGAGACCACAAATATTCA